In a single window of the Magnolia sinica isolate HGM2019 chromosome 7, MsV1, whole genome shotgun sequence genome:
- the LOC131251664 gene encoding uncharacterized protein LOC131251664, with protein sequence MSVAVVNGVTVTAFVEDGAAFNKCMEERFSTLDVNGDGVLSRAELLRGFGPLPVRGADAETGEEIGNPDDEVFEKFDADRSGTVDLEEFKAEMKEIMLAVARGIGDSPIQIALESDSFLMRAVEHESTKRV encoded by the coding sequence ATGAGCGTAGCGGTCGTTAACGGAGTAACGGTAACGGCGTTCGTCGAGGACGGTGCCGCGTTCAACAAGTGCATGGAAGAGCGGTTCTCAACCCTCGACGTTAACGGCGACGGAGTCCTGTCACGTGCTGAGCTGCTGAGGGGTTTCGGGCCGCTGCCTGTTCGTGGGGCGGACGCCGAAACGGGCGAGGAAATCGGGAATCCGGATGACGAGGTGTTTGAGAAGTTCGATGCGGATCGGAGCGGGACCGTTGATCTGGAGGAGTTTAAGGCTGAGATGAAGGAGATCATGCTGGCGGTCGCACGCGGGATCGGGGACTCGCCGATCCAGATTGCGCTTGAGAGCGATAGCTTCCTTATGAGGGCTGTGGAGCACGAATCGACCAAACGAGTTTGA